A single region of the Sorghum bicolor cultivar BTx623 chromosome 7, Sorghum_bicolor_NCBIv3, whole genome shotgun sequence genome encodes:
- the LOC8073524 gene encoding uncharacterized protein LOC8073524: MVVEAREAAAAAARERVGTRERRRAGAGRNAATVAAGGEASPPRAREESGGGGRGGGVGSKRPSAPLAQLPPSKRSAVSASRQFLPPASRWTAPAPAPLAGADADAGSRTRYEGDRENRGSDALKKPPVARPLVARKDGVGVLSRAVPPNAAGTRVLKKPYARDGAAPGRHGPRAGMVKSSAAQDKGRGAGNEELWGKKVPVTATRLPPKPDVISDTRTSQPSRGKDGRFSSKVHRPLESGRVHGGLAVAKEMLAIDDDSSLADGRAVQIAVAARTGTSVGAVQKDGKLEKGEAPSKASWGSQVSSDAVHLDPAAYRDVSARDSSGLSRNFGRKTPSWAVAKDVNVTNKYGESSSTYNTVAASFAKDPSKKTLMCKIVFESGRMNRRTSSDVAGVSAEGNVLRSKDMFTNQNAVKPAKVVQKSVCGRRVTTNGIQDSIELTKDRVMQAPMSPDMCPTIHKKKAATNRDFFGHKKMVKPKAVDHQQRKIASTSVSGSKGKLDDEVASNLKFHDIFRDIVVHERKLELYLNSSSGLPFVRCQRQYRHRNADARSRFKKLCRIFEFVCRTLVQITEQRSLKMRIDFLAAEVMKALPDFTKHGPIVGQVPGVEVGDEFLYRSQLAIAGLHHHYRKGIDTTTYRNGMLIAISIVASGGYPDELGCSGELLYTGSGGKPAGKKKDEDQKLKCGNLALKNCIKTETPVRVIHGFKCRNTERGSHLGAKLVSRYTYDGLYLVVDFWMDGQPGSRVFKYKLKKIPGQPELPMHVAKRLKSYKSRPGLFMNDISQGKEATPICVINTVDDVRPAPFQYTTRIRYPFRLAEKHQGCDCTNGCSDSVSCACAVKNGGEIPFDLNGKILNEKSVIFECGPSCKCPPSCHNRVSQHDMKIPLEVFRTTKTGWGVRSLRSIPSGSFICEYIGELLHQKEAYKRRNNSYLFDTGLNYDDENISSGLPSNVSGP; this comes from the exons ATGGTCGTCGAGGCGAGGgaggcagcagcggcggcggcgcgggagcGCGTTGGAACACGGGAGAGGAGGCGGGCGGGCG CGGGACGGAATGCTGCGACCGTCGCCGCGGGTGGTGAGGCGTCACCGCCACGGGCGCGGGAGGAGAGTGGCGGTGGCGGGCGAGGTGGTGGTGTGGGGAGCAAGCGCCCGTCTGCTCCGCTCGCGCAGCTCCCACCGTCCAAGCGGAGCGCGGTCTCCGCGAGTCGGCAGTTCCTCCCACCCGCCTCCAGGTGGACCGCGCCTGCTCCTGCTCCGCTCGCTGGTGCAGACGCCGACGCAGGTTCCCGGACACGGTACGAAGGGGACCGCGAGAACAGAGGTTCTGATGCATTGAAGAAGCCGCCAGTTGCTCGTCCGCTCGTGGCCCGCAAGGATGGTGTTGGTGTGCTGTCGAGAGCGGTGCCCCCCAATGCTGCTGGTACGAGGGTTCTGAAGAAGCCATATGCCAGGGATGGTGCTGCTCCAGGTCGTCATGGTCCAAGGGCTGGGATGGTGAAATCGTCTGCTGCACAGGACAAGGGAAGGGGAGCAGGGAATGAAGAACTGTGGGGAAAGAAGGTGCCGGTGACAGCCACACGATTGCCACCAAAGCCAGATGTCATATCGGACACACGCACCTCGCAACCTAGCCGTGGAAAGGATGGCCGATTCAGTAGCAAGGTGCATCGACCATTGGAATCTGGGCGTGTTCATGGAGGTTTGGCTGTGGCAAAGGAGATGTTGGCCATAGATGATGATAGTTCTTTGGCTGATGGACGTGCTGTGCAAATTGCGGTTGCTGCGCGCACTGGTACTAGTGTTGGAGCTGTACAAAAAGATGGCAAATTAGAGAAGGGAGAGGCTCCCTCCAAGGCGTCTTGGGGATCTCAGGTTTCTTCCGATGCTGTTCATCTTGATCCTGCAGCTTATAGGGATGTTTCTGCAAGGGATTCCTCTGGTTTAAGTCGGAACTTTGGGAGGAAGACGCCATCATGGGCAGTAGCAAAAGATGTCAATGTGACGAACAAATATGGTGAGAGTTCCTCCACATACAACACTGTTGCTGCATCTTTTGCTAAGGATCCTTCCAAAAAAACCCTGATGTGTAAGATAGTATTTGAAAGTGGTAGGATGAACAGGAGGACATCTTCTGATGTTGCAGGAGTGTCTGCTGAAGGCAATGTGTTGAGAAGTAAGGACATGTTTACAAATCAAAATGCAGTCAAGCCAGCCAAAGTGGTTCAGAAATCTGTATGTGGAAGGCGCGTAACTACAAATGGGATTCAGGACTCTATTGAGCTCACTAAGGATCGAGTTATGCAAGCTCCCATGTCTCCAGACATGTGCCCCACAATACACAAAAAGAAGGCCGCCACAAATAGGGATTTTTTTGGTCACAAGAAAATGGTGAAGCCAAAAGCTGTAGATCATCAGCAGAGGAAGATTGCCTCGACATCTGTATCGGGTAGTAAGGGCAAACTGGATGATGAGGTGGCTTCCAACTTGAAATTTCATGACATATTTAGGGACATAGTTGTTCATGAAAGAAAGCTTGAACTTTATCTCAACAGCTCATCAGGTCTTCCTTTTGTGAGGTGTCAAAGGCAATATAGACACAGGAATGCAGATGCTAGGAGCAGATTTAAAAAGTTGTGCAGGATATTTGAGTTTGTATGCCGGACTCTAGTACAAATTACGGAGCAGCGTTCATTGAAGATGAGAATTGACTTTCTAGCTGCTGAAGTAATGAAGGCATTACCAGATTTTACCAAACATGGTCCTATTGTGGGACAAGTTCCTGGAGTTGAAGTTGGTGATGAGTTTCTATACAGATCTCAGCTTGCAATTGCTGGTCTACATCATCATTACCGGAAAGGCATTGACACCACCACATATAGAAATGGCATGCTTATTGCAATAAGCATTGTTGCTTCTGGAGGTTATCCTGATGAATTGGGTTGCTCAGGTGAACTGCTATACACTGGTTCTGGTGGGAAGCCTGCTGGTAAGAAGAAAGATGAGGATCAAAAGCTTAAGTGTGGAAACCTTGCACTAAAGAATTGCATCAAAACAGAGACTCCCGTAAGAGTGATTCATGGATTTAAGTGTCGGAATACCGAGAGAGGCAGTCATTTGGGGGCCAAACTAGTCTCAAGATACACTTATGATGGATTGTATTTAGTGGTGGATTTCTGGATGGATGGTCAACCAGGTTCAAGGGTGTTTAAGTACAAGTTAAAAAAGATTCCTGGGCAACCAGAGCTTCCTATGCACGTAGCTAAAAGATTGAAGAGCTACAAAAGCCGTCCAGGCCTGTTCATGAATGATATATCTCAAGGGAAGGAAGCAACTCCCATCTGTGTCATTAATACGGTAGATGATGTGCGACCTGCACCTTTCCAATACACCACTAGAATTAGATATCCATTTAGGCTTGCAGAAAAACATCAGGGTTGTGACTGCACCAATGGTTGCTCAGACTCTGTGAGCTGTGCCTGTGCTGTGAAGAATGGAGGGGAAATCCCATTTGACTTAAATGGAAAAATTCTCAATGAGAAGTCCGTGATATTTGAGTGTGGTCCATCTTGTAAATGTCCTCCTTCATGCCACAACAGGGTCAGTCAGCATGATATGAAAATACCACTGGAAGTATTCAGGACAACCAAGACTGGTTGGGGCGTAAGATCTCTAAGGTCCATTCCTTCTGGCAGCTTCATATGTGAGTATATTGGTGAGCTGCTGCATCAAAAGGAGGCTTACAAGAGAAGGAACAACAGTTACTTGTTTGATACAGGCCTTAACTATGATGATGAGAATATTAGCAGTGGGTTGCCATCAAATGTTTCAG GACCATGA